The Nitrospirota bacterium genomic interval GAATTCAAACAGGAAATTGCTGTCTTACTTTTTCAAAAGGAAAAGCTGACGCTTGCACAGGCAAGCTGTTTTGCAGGGATGACCAGGCTGCAATTTCAGCATTTGCTTGCAAGCAGAAATATTCCAGTACATTATGACATTGCCGAATTTGAAGAAGATTTAAAAACATTAAAGGATTCGGGCAGGCTGTGATTGTTATACTTCGGGAAGCTGGAGAGGAATGATCCATCGCTTTTCATCAAGAACAGGCAATCTGGGAGAGGCTTTCTTTAAAGATGCTCTGAAGGACGCTGCAAGTTATGACCGCATTGCAGGGTATTTCAGTAGTTCTATTATAGAAGTAGCTGGTGAATATATTGAGCAGATGCAGGGCAAAGT includes:
- a CDS encoding UPF0175 family protein, with amino-acid sequence MSILISDDVLQSAGLTEDEFKQEIAVLLFQKEKLTLAQASCFAGMTRLQFQHLLASRNIPVHYDIAEFEEDLKTLKDSGRL